One window of Penaeus chinensis breed Huanghai No. 1 chromosome 1, ASM1920278v2, whole genome shotgun sequence genomic DNA carries:
- the LOC125044789 gene encoding uncharacterized protein LOC125044789, which yields MLQFVLLAFLFAAATSQQVAPCRCGAFVTADSGQLMLYELPPVEVHSCDQNHPCQNRCFEEFELLSGGGDLDFVGSTNATVGEVLCEAAGMAVDSEYVYAYSELCDGPWEWTGDVTQQPLCCTDAAEYVPCETGTTMYV from the exons ATGCTTCAATTCGTTTTGCTCGCTTTCCTCTTCGCTGC GGCGACGTCGCAGCAGGTGGCTCCGTGCAGGTGCGGCGCCTTCGTCACCGCCGACTCTGGGCAGCTCATGCTGTATGAGCTTCCCCCTGTGGAAGTGCACAG CTGCGACCAGAACCATCCTTGCCAGAACCGCTGCTTCGAGGAGTTCGAACTGCTGTCTGGAGGCGGCGACTTGGATTTCGTCGGTTCCACCAACGCGACTGTTGGCGAGGTCTTGTGCGAAGCGGCTGGAATGGCCGTCGATAGCGAATAC GTGTACGCCTATTCAGAGCTCTGCGACGGCCCCTGGGAGTGGACTGGCGACGTGACTCAGCAGCCCCTCTGCTGCACCGACGCGGCTGAGTACGTTCCCTGCGAGACGGGGACAACAATGTATGTGTAA
- the LOC125029027 gene encoding uncharacterized protein LOC125029027 isoform X2, producing MFRLLVLALVVAVATAQEPANCRCGAFITLDTVEKMLYELPPLDMGGCDQHTKCRNRCFKEFEELSGGGDLEYITSDGVTPVGQILCTASARPVNNEYVYAYSELCDGPWEWTGDQTMQPLCCDKDHEYHPCPE from the exons ATGTTCCGTTTGCTTGTACTCGCTCTGGTTGTGGCCGT TGCAACGGCACAAGAGCCAGCTAACTGCAGATGCGGCGCCTTCATCACTCTTGACACCGTCGAAAAGATGCTTTACGAGCTCCCTCCCCTCGACATGGGCGG CTGTGACCAGCACACCAAATGCCGCAACCGCTGCTTCAAGGAGTTCGAGGAGCTGTCTGGAGGAGGAGACCTGGAATACATTACCTCCGATGGTGTGACGCCCGTCGGACAGATCTTGTGCACGGCATCCGCAAGACCAGTCAATAACGAATAT GTGTACGCCTATTCGGAGCTCTGCGACGGCCCCTGGGAATGGACAGGTGACCAGACCATGCAGCCTCTGTGCTGCGACAAGGATCATGAGTACCATCCTTGCCCCGAGTAG
- the LOC125029027 gene encoding uncharacterized protein LOC125029027 isoform X1, translating into MLAWQSIYRTNTVPGKIYMLAYENNTCCKMFRLLVLALVVAVATAQEPANCRCGAFITLDTVEKMLYELPPLDMGGCDQHTKCRNRCFKEFEELSGGGDLEYITSDGVTPVGQILCTASARPVNNEYVYAYSELCDGPWEWTGDQTMQPLCCDKDHEYHPCPE; encoded by the exons ATGCTTGCATGGCAGTCAATTTACCGTACCAATACAGTTCCTGGGAAGATTTACATGCTTGCATACGAAAACAacactt GTTGCAAGATGTTCCGTTTGCTTGTACTCGCTCTGGTTGTGGCCGT TGCAACGGCACAAGAGCCAGCTAACTGCAGATGCGGCGCCTTCATCACTCTTGACACCGTCGAAAAGATGCTTTACGAGCTCCCTCCCCTCGACATGGGCGG CTGTGACCAGCACACCAAATGCCGCAACCGCTGCTTCAAGGAGTTCGAGGAGCTGTCTGGAGGAGGAGACCTGGAATACATTACCTCCGATGGTGTGACGCCCGTCGGACAGATCTTGTGCACGGCATCCGCAAGACCAGTCAATAACGAATAT GTGTACGCCTATTCGGAGCTCTGCGACGGCCCCTGGGAATGGACAGGTGACCAGACCATGCAGCCTCTGTGCTGCGACAAGGATCATGAGTACCATCCTTGCCCCGAGTAG